A genomic stretch from Primulina huaijiensis isolate GDHJ02 chromosome 14, ASM1229523v2, whole genome shotgun sequence includes:
- the LOC140957908 gene encoding fasciclin-like arabinogalactan protein 4 gives MAIRSFIPHSTPITFLFLLLSTCPLSVFPFNITHLLSPFPDLSDFTSLLSSTAVAADLADRSSLTLLVVPNSHLRSAVRPSSATLADVLRYHVLLEYLFWSDLRRLPYNGRLVTTLFQTTGRATSNSGSVNITFDADSGDVTVHSETSNATILSLIETIPYNVSIFSLSSLLVPYNLDLMASETRPTLGLNITKALIDGHNFNVAASMLTASGVVTEFESDEGGAGITLFVPTDEGFADLPSSVRFQSLPADKKAMVLRFHVLHSYYPLGSLESIVNPVQPTLATEQNGAGSFTLNISRVNGSVGIDTGIVQASITQTVFDQNPVAIFGVSKVLLPREYFGRNPIEAKKPSDGGGAVAQPPGIALPPGDSPAANGRPSHLSSPPGLEMRSEAGKAIRVLRALLGLWCIGLCCLLL, from the coding sequence ATGGCTATCCGAAGCTTCATTCCCCATTCTACCCCTATCACTTTCCTCTTTTTACTACTCTCCACTTGCCCACTCTCCGTTTTCCCCTTCAACATCACCCATCTCCTTTCCCCATTTCCCGATCTCTCCGATTTCACCTCGCTACTTTCCTCCACCGCCGTCGCCGCTGATCTCGCCGATCGATCCTCCCTCACCCTCCTTGTTGTTCCCAATTCACATCTCCGCTCTGCCGTCCGCCCCTCTTCCGCCACCCTCGCCGATGTCCTCCGCTACCACGTTCTTCTCGAGTATCTTTTCTGGTCCGACCTTCGCCGCCTGCCCTACAACGGCAGACTCGTCACCACCCTCTTCCAGACTACTGGACGCGCCACCTCCAATTCTGGCAGTGTCAACATTACCTTCGATGCCGACTCCGGAGACGTCACCGTACATTCTGAGACCTCGAATGCCACCATTCTCTCCCTAATTGAAACCATACCCTACAACGTGTCAATCTTCTCGCTTAGCTCACTCTTAGTCCCTTACAATCTCGACCTCATGGCTTCCGAAACCCGCCCCACTCTGGGGTTGAACATCACCAAAGCGCTTATCGATGGGCACAATTTTAATGTGGCGGCATCGATGCTCACCGCCTCCGGTGTTGTTACCGAGTTTGAATCCGACGAGGGTGGTGCTGGGATAACCCTTTTCGTTCCTACAGATGAAGGGTTCGCCGATCTACCTTCGTCCGTCAGATTTCAGTCATTACCTGCGGACAAAAAGGCCATGGTGCTGAGATTTCACGTCTTACATTCATACTATCCGCTGGGCTCGTTGGAGTCGATCGTGAACCCAGTTCAACCCACTTTGGCCACGGAGCAGAACGGGGCTGGCAGTTTTACCTTGAATATCTCTCGGGTTAATGGGTCCGTCGGCATTGATACCGGGATAGTTCAGGCATCCATCACGCAGACTGTGTTCGATCAGAATCCAGTGGCTATTTTTGGGGTATCAAAAGTGTTGCTGCCCAGAGAATATTTCGGGAGGAATCCGATTGAGGCGAAAAAGCCTAGTGACGGCGGTGGAGCGGTGGCTCAGCCACCCGGTATTGCACTTCCTCCGGGAGATTCTCCAGCAGCAAACGGTCGGCCCAGTCATTTGTCATCACCGCCGGGGCTGGAAATGCGGTCGGAGGCGGGTAAAGCAATTAGGGTGCTGCGTGCTTTGTTGGGTTTGTGGTGCATTGGATTATGTTGTCTGTTGCTATAG
- the LOC140957746 gene encoding glucan endo-1,3-beta-glucosidase-like has protein sequence MALYYDLHSKLLGLLFTNCFILIRHLSTAEFTVGVNYGTVADNLLPPSQVSAFIQSRTIIDKVKIFDANPDIIRAFANSGVSLTITVPNDEVLTVTRPTVAKLWVANNVLPFYPATKIIRIAVGNEIMATGDKNLIGHLLPAMKSLQYALRLAGLTDIQVSTPHSLGILSISNPPSSGRFRAGYDQVIIAPILEFHKRTNTPFMVCPYPYFGFNEETLNYALFKPNNGVFDAATGLNYTNMFDAQMDAVYSAMKRVGYGDVDIVVAETGWPSAGDPNQLGVSLDNAVSYNSNLVKHLSSGVGTPLMPKRTFETYIFSLFNEDLKPGMSEQNFGLFRPDLRPVYDVGIQRNPKSAAPAPLAPSPTSNWGAKKWCVPKSGVTDAALQANIDFVCGTGVDCKPIQVGGHCFKPNNVKSHASYAMNAYYQANGRHDFNCYFINTGVVTTYDPSYEECAYNA, from the exons ATGGCTTTGTACTACGATCTTCACTCCAAATTACTCGGTCTACTCTTCACAAACTGTTTCATTCTGATCCGCCATCTTTCCACGGCGGAGTTCACCGTAGGGGTTAACTACGGCACGGTCGCGGACAACCTCCTGCCTCCTTCTCAAGTCTCTGCCTTTATCCAGTCTCGAACCATCATCGATAAGGTGAAGATTTTCGACGCTAACCCGGACATAATCAGAGCCTTCGCCAACAGTGGCGTATCACTTACCATCACTGTCCCCAATGACGAGGTTTTGACAGTCACCAGACCCACAGTTGCCAAGTTATGGGTTGCGAACAACGTCCTCCCCTTCTATCCCGCCACCAAGATCATCCGCATCGCCGTCGGGAATGAAATTATGGCCACCGGAGACAAAAACCTCATTGGCCATCTCCTCCCGGCAATGAAATCTCTCCAATACGCCCTCAGACTCGCGGGGTTAACCGACATTCAGGTCTCCACTCCCCACTCACTCGGCATACTTTCCATCTCCAACCCCCCCAGTTCGGGCCGGTTCAGGGCAGGGTACGACCAGGTCATCATCGCACCGATTCTGGAATTCCACAAGCGAACAAACACGCCCTTCATGGTCTGCCCCTACCCTTATTTCGGCTTCAACGAGGAAACTCTGAACTACGCcttgttcaagccaaacaaTGGTGTATTTGATGCGGCCACAGGTCTGAACTACACCAATATGTTTGATGCACAAATGGACGCAGTTTATTCGGCAATGAAACGAGTCGGGTACGGTGATGTGGACATCGTGGTGGCGGAAACTGGCTGGCCTTCCGCTGGCGATCCGAATCAGTTGGGCGTTAGTTTGGATAATGCAGTGTCGTATAACTCCAATTTGGTTAAGCATTTGAGCTCCGGTGTGGGGACGCCATTGATGCCTAAAAGGACTTTCGAGACCTACATTTTTTCGTTGTTTAATGAGGATCTCAAGCCAGGCATGTCGGAACAAAATTTCGGGCTTTTTCGTCCGGATTTACGACCAGTCTACGATGTAGGCATACAGCGCAACCCAAAG TCTGCAGCTCCCGCCCCCTTAGCTCCCTCCCCGACGTCAAACTGGGGTGCCAAGAAATGGTGCGTACCAAAATCAGGCGTCACTGATGCAGCATTACAAGCAAATATAGACTTCGTCTGCGGGACGGGGGTTGACTGCAAGCCTATACAGGTCGGCGGCCATTGCTTCAAGCCCAACAACGTTAAATCACATGCTTCGTACGCCATGAACGCATATTACCAAGCCAATGGTCGCCACGACTTTAACTGCTATTTCATCAACACTGGCGTAGTCACGACTTATGATCCGA GTTATGAAGAATGTGCATATAATGCTTGA
- the LOC140956936 gene encoding lysine-specific demethylase JMJ21 isoform X1: MDVSLGRHTNGESRSESIVSFENWRRVEALGDLCVLPDEILCSILANLTPRDVARLSCVSSVMYILCNEEPLWMSLCLRIVNRQLEYKGSWKKTALHQLDLPPIYVEESQKKPLHFDGFTSLFLYQRLYRSYTTLNGFNFDSGNVDRKENVSLEEFHEAYDGQKPVLINGLADNWPARKSWTSELLLSRYSDTKFKISQRSSKKMSMKFKDYISYMNVQHDEDPLYIFDEKFGETAPDLLKDYRVPQLFQEDYFDVLDSEQRPPFRWLIIGPERSGASWHVDPSLTSAWNTLLCGRKRWALYPPGRVPLGVTVHVHDEDGDVNIETPSSLQWWLEYYPLLSEHDKPIECTQLPGETIYVPSGWWHCILNLETTIAVTQNFVNSKNFEFVCLDMAPGYRHKGICRAGLLALDEDGFEDVQKNAVRMDNDDLIRIEKRARMCDFIENRCNGNDTKGLSTSCGLGNLEYSYDINFLATFVDKEKDHYSSLWSSGNSIGQREMRNWLCKLWVGKPGLRDLIWKGACLSLSADKWFERVGEICASHNLPSPVHDEKLPVGTGSNPVYLCADYVIKIFVEGGLEASLYGLGTELEFHNLLRNVNSPLKRYIPTVLASGILLSENGSYRVLPWDGSCIPEVIDSHSLSLNLKEVDCPFGVWSKKQFEYQKARTPSFESSSSMWPYIVTERCRGKIFAELRDTLSSEEALNLASFLGEQLCNLHLLPRPSPQESMLRTREGQVQLSYGDGLENISTHVGNPVEWKLFISIMNQKRKDVHHRLTAWGDPIPSKLIEKVDVYIPHDLTIFIDIFENAAEACKSCTWIHMDVMDDNIYMTPCCSASVSGEIASDSCLAESGHVDMSNRTYRSSRQSCSWYPSHILDFSDLTIGDPLLDLIPIYLDVFRGDSRLLNHFLNSYRRPFVGKESLKQSVADSRFGRLSYRAMCYCILHDENILGAIFSLWKELRVANSWEEVEEKVWGELNHYAGC, encoded by the exons ATGGACGTCAGTTTAGGTAGACACACTAATGGCGAATCGCGATCAGAATCAATCGTTTCCTTTGAAAACTGGCGGCGAGTGGAGGCACTTGGTGATCTATGCGTTCTGCCGGATGAGATCTTGTGTTCTATATTAGCGAATCTCACGCCTCGTGATGTTGCTCGTCTCTCCTGCGTTAGCAG TGTGATGTATATATTATGCAACGAAGAGCCCCTTTGGATGAGTCTATGCCTTCGCATCGTTAATCGCCAGTTGGAGTACAAAGGCTCGTGGAAGAAAACAGCTTTGCATCA ACTTGATTTGCCCCCTATATATGTTGAAGAATCTCAAAAGAAACCATTGCACTTTGATG GATTCACTTCTTTATTTCTATACCAGAGGTTGTACCGATCTTATACCACATTAAATGGATTTAATTTCGATAGTGGAAATGTGGACAGAAAGGAGAATGTCTCTTTAGAAGAGTTTCATGAGGCATATGATGGTCAAAAACCA GTTTTGATAAATGGATTAGCTGATAATTGGCCGGCGAGGAAATCATGGACAAGTGAACTGCTTTTATCGAGATACTCTGatacaaagtttaaaatatcgCAGAGGAGTTCAAAAAAGATGTCTATGAAGTTCAAGGATTATATTTCGTACATGAATGTTCAGCATGACGAAGATCCTCTATACATTTTTGACGAAAAG TTCGGGGAAACTGCTCCAGACTTATTGAAGGATTATAGAGTGCCCCAACTATTTCAGGAAGACTATTTTGATGTTCTTGATAGCGAGCAACGGCCACCTTTTAGATGGCTCATAATTGGACCAGAGAGATCTGGGGCCTCCTGGCATGTTGATCCATCTCTAACTAGTGCTTGGAACACACTCCTTTGTGGCCGTAAAAG GTGGGCATTGTATCCTCCGGGAAGAGTTCCATTAGGAGTGACTGTACATGTACACGATGAAGATGGTGATGTCAATATTGAAACACCCTCTTCGCTTCAG TGGTGGCTGGAATATTATCCCCTTCTATCTGAACATGACAAACCGATAGAGTGCACCCAGCTGCCTGGCGAGACGATATACGTTCCAAGTGGGTGGTGGCATTGTATATTAAATTTGGAGACGACCATTGCTGTCACTCAGAATTTTGTGAATTCTAAAAACTTTGAATTTGTATGTTTGGATATGGCACCTGGTTATCGACATAAAGGCATTTGCCGGGCAGGGTTGCTTGCTCTTGATGAAGATGGTTTTGAAGATGTTCAGAAGAACGCTGTTAGAATGGATAATGATGACCTCATTAGGATAGAGAAAAGGGCAAGAATGTGCGATTTCATTGAGAATAGATGCAATGGAAATGACACCAAGGGATTGTCAACAAGTTGCGGTCTGGGTAATCTAGAATATTCTTATGATATAAATTTCTTAGCTACGTTTGTTGATAAAGAGAAGGACCACTATAGTTCTTTATGGAGCTCTGGCAACAGCATAGGACAACGAGAAATGAGAAATTGGTTGTGCAAACTTTGGGTCGGAAAACCAGGACTTAGAGACCTAATATGGAAG GGAGCCTGTCTATCGCTCAGTGCTGATAAATGGTTTGAACGCGTGGGAGAAATTTGTGCTTCTCACAACTTGCCCTCTCCTGTCCATGATGAGAAACTTCCTGTTGGCACTGGTAGCAATCCT GTCTACCTTTGTGCTGactatgtaataaaaatatttgttgaagGAGGCCTGGAAGCATCTCTTTATGGTTTAGGCACTGAG CTTGAGTTCCATAATCTACTTCGGAATGTGAATTCTCCTTTGAAGAGATACATTCCGACTGTATTGGCCAGTGGGATTCTGCTTTCTGAAAATGGATCGTATAGAGTATTGCCTTGGGATGGTAGCTGCATACCTGAGGTGATTGACAGCCATAGTCTATCATTAAATCTTAAAGAAGTTGATTGTCCATTTGGGGTCTGGAGTAAAAAACAATTCGAATATCAGAAAGCTCGAACACCATCATTCGAATCAAGTTCTTCTATGTGGCCCTATATTGTGACAGAAAGAtgcagagggaaaatatttgcTGAGCT TAGAGACACCCTTTCATCAGAAGAGGCCTTAAATCTGGCTTCTTTTTTGGGTGAGCAGCTGTGTAATCTTCATCTTCTTCCCCGTCCATCTCCTCAAGAGTCAATGCTAAGGACTAGAGAAGGTCAAGTGCAGCTATCATATGGTGATGGATTAGAAAATATTTCCACTCACGTTGGCAATCCAGTTGAGTGGAAATTATTTATCAGCATTATGAACCAGAAAAGGAAGGATGTCCATCATCGCTTGACTGCATG GGGTGATCCTATTCCTAGCAAACTGATAGAGAAAGTCGACGTTTACATCCCTCATGATCTGACCATATTCATTGATATATTTGAG AATGCTGCCGAAGCTTGCAAATCTTGTACCTGGATACACATGGATGTGATGGATGACAACATATACATGACACCATGTTGCTCGGCTTCTGTATCAGGGGAAATCGCTTCTGATTCTTGTTTAGCAGAAAGTGGTCATGTGGATATGTCTAATAGAACCTATAGAAGCAGCAGGCAAAGCTGTTCATGGTATCCTAGCCACATCCTTGACTTTAGTGATTTAACTATAG GGGATCCACTCCTTGACCTAATTCCAATATATCTCGATGTCTTCCGAGGAGATTCTCGTCTCTTGAATCACTTCCTTAACAGCTACAGGCGTCCATTTGTAGGAAAAGAATCACTGAAACAGTCGGTGGCTGATAGTAGGTTTGGGCGACTCTCATACAGAGCAAT GTGCTATTGTATTTTGCATGATGAAAACATTCTGGGAGCAATTTTCAGTCTCTGGAAAGAATTAAGGGTCGCAAATTCATGGGAGGAAGTTGAGGAAAAAGTTTGGGGAGAACTGAACCATTACGCTGGTTGTTGA
- the LOC140956936 gene encoding lysine-specific demethylase JMJ21 isoform X2 codes for MDVSLGRHTNGESRSESIVSFENWRRVEALGDLCVLPDEILCSILANLTPRDVARLSCVSSVMYILCNEEPLWMSLCLRIVNRQLEYKGSWKKTALHQLDLPPIYVEESQKKPLHFDGFTSLFLYQRLYRSYTTLNGFNFDSGNVDRKENVSLEEFHEAYDGQKPVLINGLADNWPARKSWTSELLLSRYSDTKFKISQRSSKKMSMKFKDYISYMNVQHDEDPLYIFDEKFGETAPDLLKDYRVPQLFQEDYFDVLDSEQRPPFRWLIIGPERSGASWHVDPSLTSAWNTLLCGRKRWALYPPGRVPLGVTVHVHDEDGDVNIETPSSLQWWLEYYPLLSEHDKPIECTQLPGETIYVPSGWWHCILNLETTIAVTQNFVNSKNFEFVCLDMAPGYRHKGICRAGLLALDEDGFEDVQKNAVRMDNDDLIRIEKRARMCDFIENRCNGNDTKGLSTSCGLGNLEYSYDINFLATFVDKEKDHYSSLWSSGNSIGQREMRNWLCKLWVGKPGLRDLIWKGACLSLSADKWFERVGEICASHNLPSPVHDEKLPVGTGSNPVYLCADYVIKIFVEGGLEASLYGLGTELEFHNLLRNVNSPLKRYIPTVLASGILLSENGSYRVLPWDGSCIPEVIDSHSLSLNLKEVDCPFGVWSKKQFEYQKARTPSFESSSSMWPYIVTERCRGKIFAELRDTLSSEEALNLASFLGEQLCNLHLLPRPSPQESMLRTREGQVQLSYGDGLENISTHVGNPVEWKLFISIMNQKRKDVHHRLTAWGDPIPSKLIEKVDVYIPHDLTIFIDIFENAAEACKSCTWIHMDVMDDNIYMTPCCSASVSGEIASDSCLAESGHVDMSNRTYRSSRQSCSWYPSHILDFSDLTIVVE; via the exons ATGGACGTCAGTTTAGGTAGACACACTAATGGCGAATCGCGATCAGAATCAATCGTTTCCTTTGAAAACTGGCGGCGAGTGGAGGCACTTGGTGATCTATGCGTTCTGCCGGATGAGATCTTGTGTTCTATATTAGCGAATCTCACGCCTCGTGATGTTGCTCGTCTCTCCTGCGTTAGCAG TGTGATGTATATATTATGCAACGAAGAGCCCCTTTGGATGAGTCTATGCCTTCGCATCGTTAATCGCCAGTTGGAGTACAAAGGCTCGTGGAAGAAAACAGCTTTGCATCA ACTTGATTTGCCCCCTATATATGTTGAAGAATCTCAAAAGAAACCATTGCACTTTGATG GATTCACTTCTTTATTTCTATACCAGAGGTTGTACCGATCTTATACCACATTAAATGGATTTAATTTCGATAGTGGAAATGTGGACAGAAAGGAGAATGTCTCTTTAGAAGAGTTTCATGAGGCATATGATGGTCAAAAACCA GTTTTGATAAATGGATTAGCTGATAATTGGCCGGCGAGGAAATCATGGACAAGTGAACTGCTTTTATCGAGATACTCTGatacaaagtttaaaatatcgCAGAGGAGTTCAAAAAAGATGTCTATGAAGTTCAAGGATTATATTTCGTACATGAATGTTCAGCATGACGAAGATCCTCTATACATTTTTGACGAAAAG TTCGGGGAAACTGCTCCAGACTTATTGAAGGATTATAGAGTGCCCCAACTATTTCAGGAAGACTATTTTGATGTTCTTGATAGCGAGCAACGGCCACCTTTTAGATGGCTCATAATTGGACCAGAGAGATCTGGGGCCTCCTGGCATGTTGATCCATCTCTAACTAGTGCTTGGAACACACTCCTTTGTGGCCGTAAAAG GTGGGCATTGTATCCTCCGGGAAGAGTTCCATTAGGAGTGACTGTACATGTACACGATGAAGATGGTGATGTCAATATTGAAACACCCTCTTCGCTTCAG TGGTGGCTGGAATATTATCCCCTTCTATCTGAACATGACAAACCGATAGAGTGCACCCAGCTGCCTGGCGAGACGATATACGTTCCAAGTGGGTGGTGGCATTGTATATTAAATTTGGAGACGACCATTGCTGTCACTCAGAATTTTGTGAATTCTAAAAACTTTGAATTTGTATGTTTGGATATGGCACCTGGTTATCGACATAAAGGCATTTGCCGGGCAGGGTTGCTTGCTCTTGATGAAGATGGTTTTGAAGATGTTCAGAAGAACGCTGTTAGAATGGATAATGATGACCTCATTAGGATAGAGAAAAGGGCAAGAATGTGCGATTTCATTGAGAATAGATGCAATGGAAATGACACCAAGGGATTGTCAACAAGTTGCGGTCTGGGTAATCTAGAATATTCTTATGATATAAATTTCTTAGCTACGTTTGTTGATAAAGAGAAGGACCACTATAGTTCTTTATGGAGCTCTGGCAACAGCATAGGACAACGAGAAATGAGAAATTGGTTGTGCAAACTTTGGGTCGGAAAACCAGGACTTAGAGACCTAATATGGAAG GGAGCCTGTCTATCGCTCAGTGCTGATAAATGGTTTGAACGCGTGGGAGAAATTTGTGCTTCTCACAACTTGCCCTCTCCTGTCCATGATGAGAAACTTCCTGTTGGCACTGGTAGCAATCCT GTCTACCTTTGTGCTGactatgtaataaaaatatttgttgaagGAGGCCTGGAAGCATCTCTTTATGGTTTAGGCACTGAG CTTGAGTTCCATAATCTACTTCGGAATGTGAATTCTCCTTTGAAGAGATACATTCCGACTGTATTGGCCAGTGGGATTCTGCTTTCTGAAAATGGATCGTATAGAGTATTGCCTTGGGATGGTAGCTGCATACCTGAGGTGATTGACAGCCATAGTCTATCATTAAATCTTAAAGAAGTTGATTGTCCATTTGGGGTCTGGAGTAAAAAACAATTCGAATATCAGAAAGCTCGAACACCATCATTCGAATCAAGTTCTTCTATGTGGCCCTATATTGTGACAGAAAGAtgcagagggaaaatatttgcTGAGCT TAGAGACACCCTTTCATCAGAAGAGGCCTTAAATCTGGCTTCTTTTTTGGGTGAGCAGCTGTGTAATCTTCATCTTCTTCCCCGTCCATCTCCTCAAGAGTCAATGCTAAGGACTAGAGAAGGTCAAGTGCAGCTATCATATGGTGATGGATTAGAAAATATTTCCACTCACGTTGGCAATCCAGTTGAGTGGAAATTATTTATCAGCATTATGAACCAGAAAAGGAAGGATGTCCATCATCGCTTGACTGCATG GGGTGATCCTATTCCTAGCAAACTGATAGAGAAAGTCGACGTTTACATCCCTCATGATCTGACCATATTCATTGATATATTTGAG AATGCTGCCGAAGCTTGCAAATCTTGTACCTGGATACACATGGATGTGATGGATGACAACATATACATGACACCATGTTGCTCGGCTTCTGTATCAGGGGAAATCGCTTCTGATTCTTGTTTAGCAGAAAGTGGTCATGTGGATATGTCTAATAGAACCTATAGAAGCAGCAGGCAAAGCTGTTCATGGTATCCTAGCCACATCCTTGACTTTAGTGATTTAACTATAG TTGTTGAGTAA
- the LOC140957723 gene encoding uncharacterized protein yields the protein MGRHFWTKHIGDEHDHKQPGCISGFINVLYYHHWHSNTRKMIHHNKYAGQTGDWSPKANLLAHDSCEAEKILDEKQSPFLKMKRARGNNKRSLKSRIKALIAEEIYKESNDAQGKEGFLFKSRLQRTYSIHHLESLDDSISKICTDWKNPIIFIPSKVENSAPRSVDMSHLTQTQNEASGGESNIFSAANIGSSEKIDFLDMLKIDKELFARNLQVSDERVTRFSHNGLASNEKLKFSKSRSFPDLNFSQRLKFKPSKLADKQKETWSFPKGQKLQAVSQEQKLALSEEKDRDSLMKGEIQQGNEWMAPSDIAKGVVDIREETTMGRVGENTTRNYSHSRSSSLNESLDKYARLFENSYGTEAKLNLSRSLRLTNENDHASMYLRRIRSRSLSNAYSFYSNLNLGVAGDDAFRNDSFVIEKDDSFRQDVVEHEENVVRLVSSDSEKEPLDLIETVECKTESVDDMQKMDHDSGLNLNAIDESGEKKEDFEEEARKPTSVDFICVQESINDSDPCSIPDSYTISQEKLSGSEQLKISEDKFVESVGHATDSGYVRLILDQSGIAKDASERAWHASDQPLSPQILEDVEACWPHEHDHLTSWQDFCSSCWQHQMLFDLVNETLVETYDVSLPYYPKPLSSSCHVRPFPAGNHIVEEVSKSIGKLLNLRTDEKQSLDCLMVCDLKDDCRWMNLQFESECIGLELEDMILDDLVEELVCF from the exons ATGGGGAGGCATTTCTGGACGAAGCACATAGGCGACGAACATGATCATAAGCAGCCAGGTTGCATTTCCGGATTCATCAACGTTCTCTACTATCATCATTGGCATTCTAACACCAGGAAGATGATCCACCATAACAAATATGCAGGCCAAACAG GCGATTGGAGTCCCAAAGCGAACTTGCTTGCTCACGATTCTTGTGAAGCTGAAAAGATATTGGATGAAAAACAGAGTCCATTTCTT AAAATGAAAAGAGCTCGTGGAAACAACAAACGATCTCTCAAATCACGCATAAAAGCATTGATTGCGGAAGAGATATATAAGGAAAGCAACGATGCACAAGGCAAAGAAGGTTTCTTGTTCAAATCTAGATTACAGAGAACTTATTCCATACACCATCTGGAGTCTCTTGATGATAGCATCAGTAAAATCTGCACAGACTGGAAAAATCCGATCATTTTCATTCCCAGTAAAGTAGAGAACTCTGCCCCTCGATCAGTGGATATGAGTCATTTGACTCAGACCCAGAATGAGGCAAGTGGCGGAGAATCCAACATCTTTAGCGCTGCTAACATTGGATCGTCAGAGAAGATTGATTTCTTGGACATGCTCAAGATCGACAAGGAGTTGTTTGCAAGAAATTTGCAAGTTTCTGATGAAAGAGTCACTCGTTTCTCCCATAATGGTCTCGCTTCGAATGAAAAATTAAAGTTCAGCAAATCGAGATCTTTCCCTGATCTTAATTTTTCGCAGAGACTAAAGTTCAAGCCTAGTAAACTTGCAGACAAGCAGAAGGAAACTTGGTCATTCCCTAAAGGGCAAAAATTGCAAGCTGTTAGTCAAGAACAAAAATTAGCACTTTCGGAAGAAAAAGATCGAGATTCACTGATGAAAGGGGAAATACAACAAGGAAACGAATGGATGGCACCTTCAGATATTGCAAAAGGCGTTGTTGATATAAGGGAAGAAACTACTATGGGCAGAGTTGGTGAAAATACTACGAGGAACTATTCCCACAGCAGAAGTTCTTCTCTAAATGAATCACTAGATAAATATGCTCGGTTGTTCGAGAACAGTTATGGAACAGAAGCCAAGTTGAATCTGTCTAGGAGCTTGAGGTTAACTAACGAAAATGACCATGCTTCGATGTATTTAAGAAGGATACGCTCCCGCTCCCTGTCAAATGCTTATTCTTTTTATTCGAATTTAAATCTCGGGGTAGCTGGTGATGATGCTTTTCGAAATGACTCATTTGTAATAGAAAAAGATGATAGTTTTCGTCAAGATGTTGTGGAACACGAAGAAAACGTAGTCAGACTAGTTTCAAGCGATTCAGAGAAGGAGCCACTGGATTTGATTGAGACAGTCGAATGCAAAACAGAATCAGTGGATGATATGCAAAAGATGGACCATGATTCGGGCTTAAATTTGAATGCTATTGATGAAAGTGGTGAAAAAAAGGAAGATTTCGAAGAGGAAGCGCGAAAACCGACAAGCGTCGATTTCATTTGTGTGCAGGAGAGTATCAATGACTCTGATCCTTGCTCGATTCCAGACTCGTATACCATTTCACAAGAAAAATTATCTGGTTCCGAACAGCTTAAAATTTCTGAAG ACAAGTTTGTTGAAAGTGTTGGGCACGCTACGGACTCAGGTTATGTGAGGCTCATTCTTGATCAATCTGGCATAGCAAAAGACGCATCTGAAAGAGCGTGGCACGCATCAGACCAGCCACTAAGCCCACAAATACTCGAGGACGTGGAAGCTTGCTGGCCACATGAGCACGATCATTTAACCAGTTGGCAAGATTTCTGCAGCTCATGTTGGCAGCATCAGATGCTCTTTGATTTGGTTAATGAAACGTTAGTTGAAACATATGATGTTTCCCTCCCATATTATCCTAAACCGTTGTCGTCGAGTTGCCATGTTCGACCATTTCCAGCAGGAAACCATATAGTCGAGGAGGTGAGCAAGAGCATAGGCAAATTACTGAATCTGAGGACGGATGAGAAGCAATCGTTGGATTGTCTTATGGTTTGCGACTTGAAAGATGACTGTAGGTGGATGAATCTTCAGTTCGAGAGCGAGTGTATTGGTCTTGAACTGGAGGACATGATTCTTGATGACCTTGTGGAAGAACTTGTGTGTTTTTGA